In Mastomys coucha isolate ucsf_1 unplaced genomic scaffold, UCSF_Mcou_1 pScaffold5, whole genome shotgun sequence, one genomic interval encodes:
- the Pld6 gene encoding mitochondrial cardiolipin hydrolase isoform X1, with the protein MAAMGRSSWRLVFAAGAGLALALEALPWLTRWLLAGRRPRREVLFFPSQVTCTEALLQAPGLPPGPSGCPCSLPHSESSLSRLLRALLAARSSLELCLFAFSSPQLGRAVQLLHQRGVRVRVITDCDYMALNGSQIGLLRKAGIQVRHDQDLGYMHHKFAIVDKKVLITGSLNWTTQAIQNNRENVLIMEDTEYVRLFLEEFERIWEEFDPTKYSFFPQKHRGH; encoded by the exons ATGGCTGCCATGGGTCGCTCGAGTTGGCGGTTGGTGTTCGCGGCTGGTGCGGGTCTCGCGCTGGCCCTAGAGGCACTGCCGTGGCTGACGCGTTGGCTGCTGGCTGGGCGGCGGCCACGGCGCGAGGTGCTCTTCTTCCCCTCACAGGTGACCTGCACCGAGGCTTTACTGCAGGCCCCAGGGTTGCCTCCGGGGCCCTCGGGCTGCCCGTGCAGCCTCCCGCACAGCGAGAGTTCATTGAGCCGCCTGCTGCGCGCATTGTTAGCCGCCCGCTCCAGCCTGGAGCTCTGCCTCTTTGccttctccagccctcagctGGGGCGAGCCGTGCAGCTGCTGCACCAGCGCGGGGTGCGCGTGCGGGTCATCACCGACTGCGACTACATGGCCCTCAACGGCTCTCAGATCGGCCTGCTGCGCAAGGCAG GTATACAGGTACGGCATGACCAGGACCTGGGCTACATGCACCATAAGTTTGCTATCGTTGACAAGAAGGTGCTCATCACTGGCTCCCTCAATTGGACCACACAGGCCATCCAGAACAACCGTGAGAATGTTTTGATAATGGAGGACACCGAGTATGTGCGGCTGTTCCTGGAGGAGTTTGAGCGCATCTGGGAAGAATTTGACCCCACCAAGTACAGCTTTTTCCCCCAAAAGCATCGAGGGCACTGA
- the Pld6 gene encoding mitochondrial cardiolipin hydrolase isoform X2, with product MAAMGRSSWRLVFAAGAGLALALEALPWLTRWLLAGRRPRREVLFFPSQVTCTEALLQAPGLPPGPSGCPCSLPHSESSLSRLLRALLAARSSLELCLFAFSSPQLGRAVQLLHQRGVRVRVITDCDYMALNGSQIGLLRKVYRYGMTRTWATCTISLLSLTRRCSSLAPSIGPHRPSRTTVRMF from the exons ATGGCTGCCATGGGTCGCTCGAGTTGGCGGTTGGTGTTCGCGGCTGGTGCGGGTCTCGCGCTGGCCCTAGAGGCACTGCCGTGGCTGACGCGTTGGCTGCTGGCTGGGCGGCGGCCACGGCGCGAGGTGCTCTTCTTCCCCTCACAGGTGACCTGCACCGAGGCTTTACTGCAGGCCCCAGGGTTGCCTCCGGGGCCCTCGGGCTGCCCGTGCAGCCTCCCGCACAGCGAGAGTTCATTGAGCCGCCTGCTGCGCGCATTGTTAGCCGCCCGCTCCAGCCTGGAGCTCTGCCTCTTTGccttctccagccctcagctGGGGCGAGCCGTGCAGCTGCTGCACCAGCGCGGGGTGCGCGTGCGGGTCATCACCGACTGCGACTACATGGCCCTCAACGGCTCTCAGATCGGCCTGCTGCGCAAG GTATACAGGTACGGCATGACCAGGACCTGGGCTACATGCACCATAAGTTTGCTATCGTTGACAAGAAGGTGCTCATCACTGGCTCCCTCAATTGGACCACACAGGCCATCCAGAACAACCGTGAGAATGTTTTGA
- the Pld6 gene encoding mitochondrial cardiolipin hydrolase isoform X3, translated as MAAMGRSSWRLVFAAGAGLALALEALPWLTRWLLAGRRPRREVLFFPSQVTCTEALLQAPGLPPGPSGCPCSLPHSESSLSRLLRALLAARSSLELCLFAFSSPQLGRAVQLLHQRGVRVRVITDCDYMALNGSQIGLLRKAAGEAPWDPVVIQVSQPKPVCTPFLSRLLSFSLSIPVSE; from the exons ATGGCTGCCATGGGTCGCTCGAGTTGGCGGTTGGTGTTCGCGGCTGGTGCGGGTCTCGCGCTGGCCCTAGAGGCACTGCCGTGGCTGACGCGTTGGCTGCTGGCTGGGCGGCGGCCACGGCGCGAGGTGCTCTTCTTCCCCTCACAGGTGACCTGCACCGAGGCTTTACTGCAGGCCCCAGGGTTGCCTCCGGGGCCCTCGGGCTGCCCGTGCAGCCTCCCGCACAGCGAGAGTTCATTGAGCCGCCTGCTGCGCGCATTGTTAGCCGCCCGCTCCAGCCTGGAGCTCTGCCTCTTTGccttctccagccctcagctGGGGCGAGCCGTGCAGCTGCTGCACCAGCGCGGGGTGCGCGTGCGGGTCATCACCGACTGCGACTACATGGCCCTCAACGGCTCTCAGATCGGCCTGCTGCGCAAGGCAG ctGGTGAGGCACCCTGGGACCCGGTGGTGATTCAAGTTAGCCAGCCAAAGCCAGTGTGCACTCCTTTCTTGTCTAGGCTTCTGTCCTTCAGCTTATCCATTCCAGTGAGTGAGTAA
- the Pld6 gene encoding mitochondrial cardiolipin hydrolase isoform X4, with translation MAAMGRSSWRLVFAAGAGLALALEALPWLTRWLLAGRRPRREVLFFPSQVTCTEALLQAPGLPPGPSGCPCSLPHSESSLSRLLRALLAARSSLELCLFAFSSPQLGRAVQLLHQRGVRVRVITDCDYMALNGSQIGLLRKAGSVIVGKWTLQ, from the exons ATGGCTGCCATGGGTCGCTCGAGTTGGCGGTTGGTGTTCGCGGCTGGTGCGGGTCTCGCGCTGGCCCTAGAGGCACTGCCGTGGCTGACGCGTTGGCTGCTGGCTGGGCGGCGGCCACGGCGCGAGGTGCTCTTCTTCCCCTCACAGGTGACCTGCACCGAGGCTTTACTGCAGGCCCCAGGGTTGCCTCCGGGGCCCTCGGGCTGCCCGTGCAGCCTCCCGCACAGCGAGAGTTCATTGAGCCGCCTGCTGCGCGCATTGTTAGCCGCCCGCTCCAGCCTGGAGCTCTGCCTCTTTGccttctccagccctcagctGGGGCGAGCCGTGCAGCTGCTGCACCAGCGCGGGGTGCGCGTGCGGGTCATCACCGACTGCGACTACATGGCCCTCAACGGCTCTCAGATCGGCCTGCTGCGCAAGGCAG GCTCTGTGATCGTTGGAAAGTGGACCCTACAGTGA